A section of the Hevea brasiliensis isolate MT/VB/25A 57/8 chromosome 17, ASM3005281v1, whole genome shotgun sequence genome encodes:
- the LOC110648224 gene encoding heptahelical transmembrane protein 1: MDVGVFSKRKIPRKMDLHQTPCSVVVSPQKAYKNKQKKKKGGELEDHGTQNEANKRYAFMSFWELPEYMKDNEFILRYYRVNWPLKEALFSIFRWHNETLNIWTHLLGFLLFGGLTMANVLEVPQVADLLGLFTRSILTSAKANVSNNSKEFFSGTTKLLDLKQVTSPKMDTKLPGTSVIRWPFYLFLGGSMFCLLSSSICHLFSCHSRNLNIILLRIDYVGITTMIITSFFPPIFYIFQCDSHWQYVYLGGITAMGIFTIITLLSPTLSTGKCHVFRALLFCSMGLFGIVPAVHASIVNWSNPKRYTVLAYESSMALFYLTGTGFYISRIPERLKPGWFDLACHSHQIFHVFVVLGALAHYGATLVFLEYRDRVGC, encoded by the exons ATGGATGTTGGCGTCTTCTCGAAGAGGAAAATTCCCAGGAAAATGGATCTTCATCAAACACCTTGCTCTGTCGTCGTTTCTCCTCAAAAAGCTTACAAGAataagcagaagaagaagaaagggggtGAGCTCGAGGATCATGGCACCCAGAACGAAGCGAATAAACGGTACGCTTTTATGTCGTTTTGGGAGTTGCCGGAGTACATGAAGGATAATGAGTTCATACTGCGTTATTACCGTGTCAATTGGCCTCTTAAAGAAGCTCTCTTTAGCATTTTTCGTTGGCATAATGAAACGCTTAATATATGGAC ACATCTACTTGGATTTTTACTTTTTGGGGGGTTGACTATGGCGAACGTATTGGAAGTTCCTCAGGTAGCGGATCTTCTCGGCCTGTTTACCAG GTCAATTCTTACTAGTGCAAAGGCAAATGTTTCCAATAATTCAAAGGAATTCTTCTCG ggaACTACAAAACTCCTAGATTTGAAGCAGGTAACATCTCCAAAAATGGACACAAAACTGCCAGGAACATCTGTCATCCGGTGGCCATTCTATTTATTCTTAGGCGGCTCTATGTTCTGCCTCCTTTCAAGCAGCATCTGCCATCTCTTTTCTTGCCATTCACGCAATCTAAACATTATCTTGCTACGCATAGACTACGTGGGTATCACCACAATGATAATCACCTCATTTTTCCCTCCAATCTTTTACATCTTCCAATGTGACTCACATTGGCAATATGTATATCTTGGTGGAATCACAGCAATGGGGATTTTTACCATTATAACATTGCTTTCTCCGACTCTGTCGACCGGAAAATGTCATGTTTTCCGAGCTCTTCTCTTCTGCTCAATGGGGCTTTTTGGCATCGTCCCCGCAGTACATGCTTCAATTGTGAATTGGAGTAATCCCAAGCGATACACAGTTCTAGCTTATGAATCTTCCATGGCTTTATTTTACTTGACTGGCACTGGTTTTTACATTAGCAGGATTCCAGAGAGGTTAAAGCCTGGATGGTTTGAtctagcatgccatagccatcaGATTTTCCATGTTTTTGTGGTATTGGGAGCATTGGCTCATTATGGTGCTACCCTTGTATTCTTGGAGTATCGTGACCGTGTGGGATGCTAA